CTTGAGCTGGGTCGGGACCGTGAAGTTGTACATCGGGGCGCCGATGACCACGACGTCGGCGGCCAGGAACTCGTCGACCAGCGCGTCGGTCAGGGCCAGCTCCTCCTGCTGGCGGGCGGTCAGACCCTCCAGGTTGCGGAACTTCACGACCTGCATCAGCTCCCCGGTCAGATGGTCCGGCGGGGCGACGGTCAGGTCGCGGTGCGAGACCTCGGCGTCCGGGGTCGCCTGGCGCAGCGCCGCGACGATGGAGGCGGTGAGCTGGCGGGAAACGGAGGCGTCGCCCAGCGGGCTGGAGTCGATGCGAAGGATCTTCATGGTCACGTCTTCCTGTCCGGGAAGCGGGGCGCCGGTCCGGCACCGTCACCGCTTCGGTTTGTCTCGGGAGTGACCATAAGCCCGCTTACGCCAATCGATTGAGCCCCGATTTCGCCAATCTTCGTTGCGCAAATCAGAACAATCTCTGGTCAGCGCACCCGATTGCCGCCCTTGAACACGACCATCTCGCCGCTCTTCATGACGGTCCAGTTCTCGTCACGGGTCAGGGGGCGTGTGGCGACCACCGTCACCACATCGTCGGGCGTCGTCTCCTTGGCGAAATCGACGCTCATGTCCTCGTCGATCAGCGTCGCCGGGCCGAAGGGAGCCTTGCGGGTCAGCCAGGCGAGGTTGGTCGCGCAGTGGCACCACAGGTACCGCCCGTCGCTGAGCAGCATGTTGAAGACGCCCAGCGTGCCGAGGTCGGAGGCGAGGTCGCGGATCAGCCGCATCAGGGCGCCGCTGCTCTTGGGCGGCTCCGGATACTGCATGCGGATCTGGTCGAGCAGCCAGCAGAAGGCGTGCTCGCTGTCCGTCGTCCCGACCGGCTCGTAGAAGGTCAGCGTCTGCTCCTTGATCCCCTTGAGCTGGCCGTTGTGGGCGAAGGTCCAGACGCGCCCCCACAGCTCCCGCGTGAAGGGATGGGTGTTCTCCAGCGACACCCGGCCGCGGTTGGCGCGGCGGATGTGGGAGATCACCACGCAGGACTTGATGGAATAGCTGCTGACCAGCCGCGCGATCTCCGACTCGCAGCTCGGCGCCGGGTCGTGGAAGGTGCGGCAGCCCTTCCCTTCGTAGAAGGCGATTCCCCAGCCGTCGCGATGCGGACCGGTCTGCCCGCCGCGGCGCATCAGGCCGCGAAAGCTGAAGCAGATGTCCGTGGGCACGTTGGCGCTCATGCCCAGGAGTTCGCACATGGATCGGCCCCCATCGCTGGATTGTCGGGTGTCAGACAAGTCGGGGGCAAACCTACGACAGTCCGGCGCGTCCCGTCACCCCTTTGCGGGTGGTGGGCAGGGCGGCATCCCGGCGCGGGTGCAGCCCTCCAGCCTGCCCTCCGGCGCCCCGGCGGCCAGCCCGATCCAGGCGTCGACCCGCTCCGCCTCGAAACCGCAGTCGCGGCGGTCGCCCACCTGCATCAGCGGGCGGCGGATCAGCAGCGGCGTCTTCAGCATCAGCGCCAGGGCGGCGGCCTCGTCCAGCGCGTCCGGATCGACCTCCCCGCTCTTCACCGCCGGGGCGCTGCGGTTGAACCAGTCGGCCACCGGGCGGTCGCCGAAGAAGGGGCGCAGGCTGTCCGCCGTCCAGGGCTCCGACAGCAGGTCGCGGGCGTGGACGGTGTGCCCGGCCTCCGCCAGCAGCGCCTTCTGGCGGTTGTTGCCGGCGCAGCCGGGCTTTTCGAAGAAGATCACGTCGGCCATGGTCGAAGTCACCCCTGCTTGAGCGCCGGAGAGCGGGCGAGCAGCCCGTCCACCTGGGCGCAGATTTCGTTGTAGACGTCGCGGTCGAGCTTGCGCAGCCAGCGCGGCGGGATGGTCTCCACCCCGTAGGTGGCCCCGGCCAGCATGCCGGCGATGGCGCCCGTCGTGTCGGCGTCGCCGCCCTGGTTGACGGTCTCGACGACGCAGGATTCCACGGAATCGGTCTGGAAGTAGTAGTGCATGACCGTCTGCATCGTATCGACGATGTAGGCGGTGGACAGGCCCCGGTAGGGCTGGAACTTGAACTGCCGGTGCTTCGCGATGAGCTTGTTCGATTCGTCGCGCACGTCGCGCACGCCGCCGCCCAGCACCAGACGGCGCACCATGTGGCCGAGCGTCAGGGTCGCCGCGTCGGACATGGCGTTGCAGTGGGTGATGTGCGCCTGCTCCACCGTCCAGCGCTCGAAGGCCGCGTCGTCGCCCAGCGTCGCCAGCGCGACCGGCAGGTTGCGCATCGCCGCCCCGTTGCCGGCGTGATACTCGCTCTCCGGCTCCGACAGGGTGCCGTGCATGATGAAGCGGCGGATGCCGCGCCGTGTCGTGTCCCCGACATCGACGGGAACGCCCTTCAGCCAGATGGCGAACTCCTCCGCCGCGCGGCGGGCGTCCCACTCCGGGGCGGCCAGGATGGCGCGGCCGAGATGGATCGACATCTCGGTGTCGTCGGTCACCTGCCCGGCGGGCAGCTTCAACCAGCCGCCCCCCTTGATGTGCTTGTGCACGCCGTACTGGTGGGCGATCTCGCCCTTTGTCAGAAACTCGACGGTGGCGCCCAGCGCGTCGCCGCAGGCCAGCCCGAGATAGGCGCCCAGCGCGCGTGAGCGGATGGAATGGTCAGTCATGGGCCGGATCTGTCCCGTGATCGGTTGTCAGAGAAGCGACACCCCCACCCTGTAATCCCCGCCGACGACCAGATACTCGCCCTCCCCCTTGAAGGGGTAGCGGGGCAGGATGTCGCGGAAGAAGACCACCTTGGTGAGCGGCACCCAGGTTTCGAGGATGTAGTCCCCGAACTGGCCGGCGATGTCGCGCTCGATGGAAAAGGAGCTGAGGTTGTTGAGGCGCAGGACCGCCGTGCGCTTGTCGGGGCGCGCGACGATGTGGTGCTCCTCGAAATCGTTGACGCCGCGGTAGAGCCGGATGTGGCTGGCGCGCGACGGCATCGGCGCGTCCGGCCAGCCGCGGCGCATCCACCACTGGCAGTATTCGTACAGCAGGTCGAGCTGCAGGTTGATGTTGTTGTTGTGGAAGCGGGTGGAGACCTTCTCCTCGCCGTAGAGCCGCCACGCGTCGGAGGCGAAGCGGAGGATCGGTTCCTTGTGATAGGTGGGCAGCAGGCCGAACCGGCTCTCCACCCAGCCCTTCAGCACCGCCCCCTCGGCGTTGTTGCTGTCGAACAGCCACCCCTTCAGCAGGCGCAGATAGCTGGCGCGGTAGCGCCGCCGCCCGTCCGCGCCCTCGGCGCCGGAGAAGTCCGGGTTCAGCCCGAAGGTGAAGGCCATGTAGTGCTGGAAGATGTCGGCGGCGATCAGGCTGTTCGGGCTCTCATCAAGCGCCTCGAACAGCACGGCGTGTTCGCTGCGCGTGCCGCCGATGCGCAGGCGCCGCGGCTCGTCGTTGAAGGCTTCCGCGCAGAGCGCTTCCGCCGTCACGTTCAGCAGGTTGGTGCGATGCGCCTTCAGCGCGAGCGGCGAATCCGGATCGATCAGCCGCCCCCGCGCATCCCTCAAGCCACCGCTCGCCAAACCGTCCGCCATCGCGCTCTCAAATCCACAATTCTTTCATGGATACAGCGAACCGGCGCGTCCGCCAAGGGGCCGCGTCACCGCAGGGCGAGGTCATCCGCGCGACAAGACATTTCGAATTCGAAAACAATTCGATTAAACAGCCGAAACAACTTTTGGCTTACTCCAAATATCTTAAAAATATCCGTTTGAACGAATAGCTGGACGACACCATAGTTGATCAAACAGGTTCCAAGGCACCGCAAGACGAGGCAAGGCCATGTGGCCGATGAAGCGAAAGGAACAGGAGACGCGCAACCGGGCGGCACAGCCCCCGCGCGTTCTTCTTCCTTCCGCCGTCTCGGAAAAGATGCCGATGCGTTCGGGACGGGCGCCGGTTCCGCTGCGCGGCGCCAAGGAGGCCCGCGACGCCGTGACGCTCGCCCGGCTGCTGCGCGGCACCATCACCCCCCTGCGCGGCGACGAGGTGCTGGCCCTGCTGGAGCCCCACCGCCCGCGTCTGGTGCCAAAGCCGGTCAATCCGCTGGGCGCCATGCTCGGCCAGCCGCAGGGCCGCCTGCTGGAGGCGCTGCTGCGCCCCACCGCGCCGATCATCCTGGACGTGCTTCTGCCCCGCCTGCGCGATCATCTGATCGACCGCGTCGTCCACAACAAGAGCACCGCCGAGGACGGGCTCCCCGGCGCGCTTGAGGTGGCCACCGCCCTGCGCGCCCTGGTCGCCCTGCTGCGCGGCGCCGGGCGCGGCGCCGTGCTGTCGGTGGTGTCGGCGATCGAGGCCGACGCCCGCGCCGACGCCGACCGTCTGGTGCGCGGCGAGACATCGGCCGCGGAGGACGACCCGGCCGGCGCCACCGCGGGCGCCATGGACGGCCTCGCCCACGCCCTGCTGCGCTTCGAGGCGCGGCGGCTGATGCTGGAGACGCTGGGCGCCACCGTGGCGCTGCGCGACGTCGTCTACCAGTCGCGCCGCCTCACCCGCCACGCCTTGCGCCGCGCGGCGGAGGCCATGGACGGTTTCGGCGCCGACCGCGGCATCAAGGCGCTGCACGCCAGCCTCGCCACGCTGGCCTCGGTGGACGGGCTGCTCGTCGTCGCCCTGCGGAACCTGGACGACCAGGAGGAGCACCGCGAGGAGGCCAACGCCTTCGTCGAGCCCGCCGACCGCAAGGCGATGAACGATTGCCTGTCGGCGGCGTGGCGGCTTTCCGACACGCTGTTCGATCTTGTCGGAAAGGCCGCCAACGGCGGCGACCTCGACGAGCTGCTGTTCGAGGCGCTGCTGCGCCAGCTCCGCTCCCTGCATCAGTTCTGCACCGACCTCGACCACGCCGGCCGGCCGGCGGTGCTCGACACGCTGGAGCGCCGTCTGGCCGAGCGCAGCCGCGCGCTGGCCGGCATCGCCGGGGAGCGTCTCGTCGGCATCCTGCTGGCCCGCCCCGCCGACCCGGCGAAGGCGCGCCGCCTGCTCGCCCGCGGCCAGTCGCTGGCCCAGCTTCTCTATGACATGGGCCAGGACGGCGACGAGTTGGAGGCGCTGGCGCTGCGCCTCGTCGTCGCCCGCGACGCGCTGAACCACGCCGCCGCCTGACGCCGCCGCCCGAGCCGTCGGGGCGCAATCCGTCCACACCTCCTTTTCATTGCGAGAGACCCGACAAAATGTCGGGCTTTGTCGGGTATGTCACAGGCCCGACAAAGCGGGCCACGCGCGTCCGCAATCTATATTCTTATTCATTTTCAATGACTTAAAAATTTTTAGCGAACTGGCACGGGGGATGCAGAGAAGGGGTCGAAGCGGCCGCTGGGCAGGCCGCCCCGGAATTGAAGACACCCTGTAGACCCAAGCAAAGGAGTAACCTCCCATGTCTTTGCGCCAGATTGCGTTCTACGGTAAGGGCGGTATCGGCAAGTCCACCACCTCCCAGAACACCCTGGCCGCGCTGGTCGAGCTGGATCAGAAGATCCTGATCGTCGGCTGCGATCCGAAGGCCGACTCGACCCGCCTGATCCTGCACGCCAAGGCGCAGGACACCGTGCTGCACCTCGCCGCCGAAGCCGGCTCGGTCGAGGATCTGGAGCTCGAGGACGTTCTCAAGATCGGCTACAAGGGCATCAAGTGCGTCGAGTCCGGCGGTCCGGAGCCGGGGGTCGGCTGCGCCGGCCGCGGCGTGATCACCTCGATCAACTTCCTGGAAGAGAACGGCGCCTACGACGACGTCGACTACGTCTCCTACGACGTGCTGGGCGACGTGGTGTGCGGCGGCTTCGCGATGCCGATCCGCGAGAACAAGGCCCAGGAAATCTACATCGTCATGTCCGGTGAGATGATGGCGCTCTACGCCGCCAACAACATCGCCAAGGGCATTCTGAAGTACGCCCACAGCGGCGGCGTGCGCCTCGGCGGCCTGATCTGCAACGAGCGTCAGACCGACAAGGAAATCGATCTGGCGGAGGCTCTGGCCGGCCGCCTCGGCACCCAGCTCATCCACTTCGTGCCGCGCGCCAACATCGTGCAGCACGCCGAGCTGCGCCGCATGACCGTCATCGAGTACGCCCCGGACAGCCAGCAGGCCCAGGAGTACCGTCAGCTCGCCGCCAAGGTCCACGCGAACAAGGGCAAGGGCACCATCCCGACCCCGATCACGATGGAAGAGCTGGAAGAGATGCTGATGGACTTCGGCATCATGAAGTCGGAGGAGCAGCAGCTCGCCGAGCTCCAGGCCAAGGAAGCCGCCAAGGCCTGATACCTGGGTCCCTGACGGGGCACAGGTCTGAACTGGCCCCCTCCCCAGCCCACTCCGCCCTTGTGCGCGGGGTGGGAGAGAGGGGGCTCGGTCCCGCGCTGCAGTGGCGCGGACAATGAGAGCATGCAGGAGACTGGCACCATGAGCCTGTCCGTGAACGAAGGCGTCGACGTCAAGGGTCTCGTCGACAAGGTTCTCGAAGCGTATCCCGAGAAGTCCCGCAAGCGCCGCGCCAAGCACCTGAACGTGCTGGAAGCCGAGGCCAAGGACTGCGGCGTCAAGTCGAACATCAAGTCGATCCCCGGTGTGATGACCATCCGTGGTTGCGCCTACGCCGGTTCCAAGGGCGTGGTGTGGGGTCCGATCAAGGACATGATCCACATCTCCCACGGCCCGGTCGGCTGCGGCTACTACTCCTGGTCCGGCCGCCGCAACTACTATGTCGGCGACACCGGCGTGGACAGCTGGGGCACGATGCACTTCACCTCCGACTTCCAGGAGAAGGACATCGTCTTCGGCGGCGACAAGAAGCTGCACAAGGTGATCGAGGAGATCAACGAGCTGTTCCCGCTCGTCAACGGCATCTCCATCCAGTCCGAGTGCCCGATCGGCCTGATCGGCGACGACATCGAGGCGGTCGCCCGCGCCAAGTCCGAGGAGTTGGGCAAGCCGGTCGTTCCGGTCCGTTGCGAAGGCTTCCGCGGCGTCTCCCAGTCGCTGGGCCACCACATCGCCAACGACGTCATCCGCGACTGGATCTTCGAGAAGACCGAGCCGAAGGAAGGCTTCGTCTCCACCCCGTACGACGTCACCATCATCGGTGACTACAACATCGGTGGCGACGCCTGGGCCAGCCGCATCCTGCTGGAGGAGATCGGCCTGCGCGTGATCGCCCAGTGGTCGGGCGACGGCACGCTCGCCGAGCTGGAGAACACGCCGAAGGCGAAGGTGAACCTCATCCACTGCTACCGCTCGATGAACTACATCGCGCGCCACATGGAAGAGAAGTTCGGTATTCCGTGGATGGAGTACAACTTCTTCGGCCCGTCGCAGATCGCCGAGTCCCTGCGCAAGATCGCCGCCCTCTTCGATGACACCATCAAGGAGAACGCGGAAAAGGTCATCGCCAAGTACCAGCCGATGGTCGACGCCGTCATCGCCAAGTTCAAGCCGCGGCTCGAAGGCAAGAAGGTGATGATCTACGTCGGCGGCCTGCGTCCGCGCCACGTGGTCGACGCCTACCATGACCTGGGCATGGAGATCGTCGGCACGGGCTACGAATTCGCCCACAACGACGACTATCAGCGCACCCAGCACTACGTGAAGGAAGGCACGCTGATCTACGACGACGTCACCGCCTTCGAACTGGAGAAGTTCGTCGAGGTGATGCGTCCGGACCTCGTCGCCTCGGGCATCAAGGAAAAGTACGTCTTCCAGAAGATGGGCCTGCCCTTCCGCCAGATGCACTCCTGGGATTACTCGGGTCCGTATCACGGCTACGACGGCTTCGCGATCTTCGCCCGCGACATGGATCTGGCCATCAACAACCCCGTCTGGGGCATCATGAAGGCTCCGTTCTAAAGCGGCCTCTGGAAGATAGGAGTAATGAGCATGTCCCACCCCGTTTCCCAGAGCGCCGACAAGGTCATCGACCACTTCACGCTCTTCCGTCAGCCCGAATACAAGGAGCTGCTCGAGCGCAAGAAGACGGAGTTCGAGTACGGCCACTCCGACGAAGAGGTCGCCCGGGTTTCCGCGTGGACCAAGACGGAAGAGTACAAGGAAAAGAACTTCGCCCGTGAGGCGGTCGTCATCAACCCGACGAAGGCCTGCCAGCCGATCGGCGCGATGTTCGCGGCCCAGGGCTTCGAGGGCACCCTGCCCTTCGTCCATGGTTCGCAGGGCTGCGTCGCCTACTACCGCACGCACCTCACCCGCCACTTCAAGGAGCCGAACTCCGCGGTCTCCTCGTCGATGACGGAAGACGCGGCGGTGTTCGGCGGCCTGAACAACATGATCGACGGCCTGGCCAACGCCTACGCTCTGTACAAGCCGAAGATGATCGCCGTAATGACCACCTGCATGGCCGAGGTCATCGGCGACGACCTCTCCGGCTTCATCAGCAACGCGAAGAACAAGGAAAGCGTCCCGGCGGATTTCCCGGTTCCCTTCGCCCACACCCCGGCCTTCGTCGGCAGCCACATCGTCGGCTACGACAACATGATCAAGGGCGTCCTGACCCACTTCTGGGGCACGTCGGAGAACTTCGACACCCCGAAGAACGAGACGATCAACCTGATCCCGGGCTTCGACGGCTTCGCAGTCGGCAACAACCGCGAGCTGAAGCGCATCGCCGGCCTGTTCGGCATCCAGCTGACCATCCTGTCGGACGTGTCGGACAACTTCGACACCCCGGCCGACGGCGAGTACCGCATGTATGACGGCGGCACCCCGCTGGAGGCCACGAAGGAGGCCGTCCACGCCAAGGCCACCATCTCCATGCAGGAATACTGCACCCCGCAGTCCCT
The window above is part of the Azospirillum sp. TSH58 genome. Proteins encoded here:
- a CDS encoding NAD(+)--dinitrogen-reductase ADP-D-ribosyltransferase, with protein sequence MADGLASGGLRDARGRLIDPDSPLALKAHRTNLLNVTAEALCAEAFNDEPRRLRIGGTRSEHAVLFEALDESPNSLIAADIFQHYMAFTFGLNPDFSGAEGADGRRRYRASYLRLLKGWLFDSNNAEGAVLKGWVESRFGLLPTYHKEPILRFASDAWRLYGEEKVSTRFHNNNINLQLDLLYEYCQWWMRRGWPDAPMPSRASHIRLYRGVNDFEEHHIVARPDKRTAVLRLNNLSSFSIERDIAGQFGDYILETWVPLTKVVFFRDILPRYPFKGEGEYLVVGGDYRVGVSLL
- the nifK gene encoding nitrogenase molybdenum-iron protein subunit beta is translated as MSHPVSQSADKVIDHFTLFRQPEYKELLERKKTEFEYGHSDEEVARVSAWTKTEEYKEKNFAREAVVINPTKACQPIGAMFAAQGFEGTLPFVHGSQGCVAYYRTHLTRHFKEPNSAVSSSMTEDAAVFGGLNNMIDGLANAYALYKPKMIAVMTTCMAEVIGDDLSGFISNAKNKESVPADFPVPFAHTPAFVGSHIVGYDNMIKGVLTHFWGTSENFDTPKNETINLIPGFDGFAVGNNRELKRIAGLFGIQLTILSDVSDNFDTPADGEYRMYDGGTPLEATKEAVHAKATISMQEYCTPQSLQFIKEKGQQVAKYNYPMGVTGTDELLLKLAELSGKPVPAELKLERGRLVDAIADSHTHLHGKRFAVYGDPDFCLGMSKFLMELGAEPVHILSTSGSKKWEKQVQKVLDASPFGKSGKAYGGKDLWHLRSLLFTDKVDYIIGNSYGKYLERDTKIPLIRLTYPIFDRHHHHRYPTWGYQGALNVLVRILDRIFEDMDANTNIVGETDYSFDLVR
- a CDS encoding ArsC/Spx/MgsR family protein codes for the protein MADVIFFEKPGCAGNNRQKALLAEAGHTVHARDLLSEPWTADSLRPFFGDRPVADWFNRSAPAVKSGEVDPDALDEAAALALMLKTPLLIRRPLMQVGDRRDCGFEAERVDAWIGLAAGAPEGRLEGCTRAGMPPCPPPAKG
- the draG gene encoding ADP-ribosyl-[dinitrogen reductase] hydrolase: MTDHSIRSRALGAYLGLACGDALGATVEFLTKGEIAHQYGVHKHIKGGGWLKLPAGQVTDDTEMSIHLGRAILAAPEWDARRAAEEFAIWLKGVPVDVGDTTRRGIRRFIMHGTLSEPESEYHAGNGAAMRNLPVALATLGDDAAFERWTVEQAHITHCNAMSDAATLTLGHMVRRLVLGGGVRDVRDESNKLIAKHRQFKFQPYRGLSTAYIVDTMQTVMHYYFQTDSVESCVVETVNQGGDADTTGAIAGMLAGATYGVETIPPRWLRKLDRDVYNEICAQVDGLLARSPALKQG
- a CDS encoding class II glutamine amidotransferase, whose translation is MCELLGMSANVPTDICFSFRGLMRRGGQTGPHRDGWGIAFYEGKGCRTFHDPAPSCESEIARLVSSYSIKSCVVISHIRRANRGRVSLENTHPFTRELWGRVWTFAHNGQLKGIKEQTLTFYEPVGTTDSEHAFCWLLDQIRMQYPEPPKSSGALMRLIRDLASDLGTLGVFNMLLSDGRYLWCHCATNLAWLTRKAPFGPATLIDEDMSVDFAKETTPDDVVTVVATRPLTRDENWTVMKSGEMVVFKGGNRVR
- the nifH gene encoding nitrogenase iron protein, with amino-acid sequence MSLRQIAFYGKGGIGKSTTSQNTLAALVELDQKILIVGCDPKADSTRLILHAKAQDTVLHLAAEAGSVEDLELEDVLKIGYKGIKCVESGGPEPGVGCAGRGVITSINFLEENGAYDDVDYVSYDVLGDVVCGGFAMPIRENKAQEIYIVMSGEMMALYAANNIAKGILKYAHSGGVRLGGLICNERQTDKEIDLAEALAGRLGTQLIHFVPRANIVQHAELRRMTVIEYAPDSQQAQEYRQLAAKVHANKGKGTIPTPITMEELEEMLMDFGIMKSEEQQLAELQAKEAAKA
- the nifD gene encoding nitrogenase molybdenum-iron protein alpha chain, which produces MSLSVNEGVDVKGLVDKVLEAYPEKSRKRRAKHLNVLEAEAKDCGVKSNIKSIPGVMTIRGCAYAGSKGVVWGPIKDMIHISHGPVGCGYYSWSGRRNYYVGDTGVDSWGTMHFTSDFQEKDIVFGGDKKLHKVIEEINELFPLVNGISIQSECPIGLIGDDIEAVARAKSEELGKPVVPVRCEGFRGVSQSLGHHIANDVIRDWIFEKTEPKEGFVSTPYDVTIIGDYNIGGDAWASRILLEEIGLRVIAQWSGDGTLAELENTPKAKVNLIHCYRSMNYIARHMEEKFGIPWMEYNFFGPSQIAESLRKIAALFDDTIKENAEKVIAKYQPMVDAVIAKFKPRLEGKKVMIYVGGLRPRHVVDAYHDLGMEIVGTGYEFAHNDDYQRTQHYVKEGTLIYDDVTAFELEKFVEVMRPDLVASGIKEKYVFQKMGLPFRQMHSWDYSGPYHGYDGFAIFARDMDLAINNPVWGIMKAPF
- a CDS encoding FMN-dependent NADH-azoreductase; this encodes MKILRIDSSPLGDASVSRQLTASIVAALRQATPDAEVSHRDLTVAPPDHLTGELMQVVKFRNLEGLTARQQEELALTDALVDEFLAADVVVIGAPMYNFTVPTQLKAWIDRIAQAGRTFRYTETGPVGLAGGKKVYIASTRGGVYSTNAAMSALDHQEAFLRTVLGFLGVTDVTVIRAEGVGMGPDARAKALAAAQQEIDALATPVAA